Proteins co-encoded in one Malus sylvestris chromosome 9, drMalSylv7.2, whole genome shotgun sequence genomic window:
- the LOC126634342 gene encoding uncharacterized protein LOC126634342, with product MEHTVQESDPGSRHEGKGKERAGSVPWKDLRVATRPKDFGDINNCLAGRRFAFDELGEPLAKDESDCDRMLKLSSYVMAEYHDRLQEVERYKAKLKENKQLVDEARRNKGLLTQALQLKDETMESLKRRNGENLRLKKLFEATKKQLEVATLEVSKVRGELDGALVEISELEKSIPTEREAAVQEYLSSSTFHLAIKPYCAQEARFEKRKWMAVLDRYDDGSILRKYHEDIDEHHRKGETFVLAVDPSSEDESDNEGSADAQTQHGEEDLGDAEDDGRTRNDTARGSASDENE from the exons ATGGAGCACACTGTCCAGGAAAGTGATCCTGGTTCCCGCCATGAggggaaaggcaaggaaagagctggcagtgtcccgtggaaggacttgagggttgccacgcggccaaaggattttggggatatcaacaattgcttggcagggcgtcgattcgccttcgatgagctcggagagcccttagctaaggatgaatcggattgcgaccggatgttgaagctgtcttcatat gtcatggccgagtatcacgacagactgcaagaggttgagcggtacaaggcaaaactgaaggagaataagcagcttgtggacgaggcccgaaggaataagggacttttgactcaggctctccaactgaaggatgaaaccatggagagcttgaaaaggcgaaatggtgagaacctaaggcttaagaaattgtttgaggcaactaaaaaacagttggaggtggctaccttggaagtatccaaggttaggggagaattggatggtgccttagttgagatttctgaactggagaagagcattccaactgaaagggaggctgctgtgcaagaatacttaagttcttcgacctttcatcttgctattaaaccctactgtgctcaagaagctcgctttgaaaaaaggaaatggatggccgtccttgatcgttatgatgatgggagcattcttcgaaaataccacgaagatatagatgagcatcatcgaaagggcgagacatttgtccttgctgttgatcctagcagcgaagatgagtctgataatgaaggtagtgctgatgcacagactcagcatggtgaagaggatcttggggatgcagaggatgatggtaggacgcggaatgatactgccaggggttcggcttcagatgagaatgaatag